Proteins encoded within one genomic window of Methanosarcina barkeri str. Wiesmoor:
- a CDS encoding XTP/dITP diphosphatase: MHKVVFVTGNKGKFAEVRDILKTFELEVVQDKNGYPELQEDDLEPIAAYGAQYVANKMNMPVMVDDSGIFIKVLNGFPGPYSRFVEDRLGNPKVLKLMEGETDRTAYFKTVIGYCEPGKEPLVFPGVVEGEIAYEERGTGGFGYDPIFEYQGITFGELGDVEKNKVSHRRRAIDSFLEWYKGKLEKT; the protein is encoded by the coding sequence ATGCATAAAGTCGTGTTTGTTACAGGAAATAAAGGCAAATTTGCCGAGGTAAGGGACATCCTCAAGACTTTTGAACTTGAAGTAGTTCAGGACAAAAACGGCTACCCTGAACTTCAGGAGGACGACCTTGAGCCCATTGCGGCCTATGGGGCACAGTATGTTGCAAACAAAATGAACATGCCTGTAATGGTAGATGATTCCGGGATTTTCATAAAAGTCTTAAACGGCTTTCCAGGCCCATATTCTCGTTTTGTAGAGGATAGGCTCGGAAATCCGAAAGTGCTTAAGCTCATGGAAGGGGAAACTGACAGGACAGCGTATTTTAAGACCGTTATCGGATACTGTGAGCCTGGAAAAGAACCTCTGGTTTTCCCAGGTGTAGTTGAAGGGGAAATCGCGTATGAAGAGAGGGGTACAGGCGGTTTTGGGTACGACCCTATTTTTGAGTACCAGGGCATAACCTTCGGGGAACTCGGAGATGTTGAGAAAAATAAAGTTTCCCACCGACGCAGGGCCATTGACAGTTTTCTAGAATGGTATAAGGGTAAACTTGAAAAAACCTGA